In the genome of Streptomyces sp. P3, the window CCCCATGCGCTTCGCCCGTCCCGTCCCGCCCGCCCCACTCACGCCCCCGGCCCGCCCCGCCTTCCCGCGATGTCGCCGCCCCGGGCTCCTCGCCGCCCTCTGCCTCGCCCCGCTGCTCACCGGCTGCTTCGCCGCCTCCGGAGGCGACGGCGACGGCGAGGGGTCCGCCGCCGGGGACGGCGCCCGGCTGCGCGTCGCCCTCGCCTTCCCGCCCGCCGAGCACCTCTCCCCGTACGGCGCCGACGCGACGATCCTCAGCAGGCTCGGCGTCACCGAGGGGCTGACCACCCTCGACGCCAACGGGGCCGCCGCCCCCGCGCTCGCCGCGTCCTGGCGCCGCGAGGACGACCGCACCTGGCTGTTCACCCTGCGCGAGGCCGTCTTCCAGGACGGCACGGACGTCACCCCCGCCGCCGTCGCCGCGTCCCTCACCCGGGCCACCCTCGCGGGGCCCGCCCCGGCCGCCCTCACCGGCGTCACCCTCACGGCGAAGGCGGAGGGCGCCGCGGGCGTGCGCGTCACGACCGCGCGGCCCGACCCCGTCCTGCCCCTGCGGCTGTCCGGTCCCGGTCTCGCCGTCCTCTCCCCGAAGGCATACGCGAAGAAGGGCGCCGTCGACCCCGCCGGCACCGCCACCGGCCCCTTCGAACTCACCCACGTGACCGGGGCCACCGCAGCGGTCCTCGACCGCTTCGACGACCACTGGGGCGGCCGGGCCCAGGCATCCGGCGTCGACGTGCGGTTCGTCGCCGACGGCGCCGCCCGCGCCAACGCCCTGCGCACCGGCCAGGTCGACGTCGCCGAGGCGATACCCGTGGCGCAGGCCGCCGGCCTCGACGCGGACACCCGCCACGAGACCGCCACCACCCGCACCACCGGCCTGCACCTCAACACGCGGTCGGGCGTCTTCACG includes:
- a CDS encoding ABC transporter substrate-binding protein — translated: MRFARPVPPAPLTPPARPAFPRCRRPGLLAALCLAPLLTGCFAASGGDGDGEGSAAGDGARLRVALAFPPAEHLSPYGADATILSRLGVTEGLTTLDANGAAAPALAASWRREDDRTWLFTLREAVFQDGTDVTPAAVAASLTRATLAGPAPAALTGVTLTAKAEGAAGVRVTTARPDPVLPLRLSGPGLAVLSPKAYAKKGAVDPAGTATGPFELTHVTGATAAVLDRFDDHWGGRAQASGVDVRFVADGAARANALRTGQVDVAEAIPVAQAAGLDADTRHETATTRTTGLHLNTRSGVFTDPALRAAARAAVDTSALADGVYEGHADAGAGLYGPAVTWAAGKRVQPTGRARPATPGGALVTLATYDNRPELPEVAQVLKQQLEKAGFTVKLEVREYSRLETDALAGKFDAVVGARNSLLDTGDPVSLLASDFTCAGGYNLALLCDRGVDRAVAAAQAVTGSGERQDAAMTAEAAVLGTDAVVPLVHQRVVTGVDDDVSGVLLDPYERTLVSAGTRR